TGTTCTTCGTGAGAAACGCGGCGCGCTCGAATTCATTGCTCGCTTCACGCAAACGCCCGAGCTTGAAGAGCAGATCGCCACGCACCGATGGGAGCAAGTGGTACGATTGCAAAAGTGGTTCATCGGTAAGCTCGTCGACTAATTCCAGGCCCGCTTCCGGGCCGAATGCCATTGCAATGGCGACCGCGCGGTTCAATTCGACGACGGGCGATTGCGTCAATTGCGCCAGCGCATCATACAGCGCGACGATCCGCACCCAATCGGTATCTTCGGCCTTTCGCGCTCGAGCGTGACATGCTGCAATGGCTGCCTGAAGCGCGTACACGCCCAGCGGTCGTCCCAGCGAAATGGCCCGATCGAGCGCGTCGAGACCTCGGTGCACCAGCAAGTGATCCCACCGCGAACGATCTTGATCCATGAGCAAAATGGGTTCGCCCGAAGGACCCACGCGGGCGCGATTTCGTGACGCTTGAATCTCCAAAAGCGCAACGAGACCATGCACTTCGGCTTCATTTGGCACGAGATGCGCCAGAATGCGCGCAAGACGGAGGGCATCTTCACAAAGCTCGGGCCGCACCCACTCGTCCCCTCGCGTCGCCGAATACCCCTCGTTGAAAATGAGGTACACCACTTCGAGCACCGACGACAATCGAGCCGACAATTCGGCACCTCGCGGCACGTCAAATGGAACGCGCGCCTCCGTGAGCGTACGTTTCGCGCGCACGATACGTTGGGCAATCGTTGGTTCCGAAACGAGAA
This genomic window from Polyangiaceae bacterium contains:
- a CDS encoding RNA polymerase sigma factor, translating into MRKTIDAVWRIESAKLIGGLTRVVRDVGLAEDLAQEALLEAMERWPETGIPDKPGAWLMATAKNRAIDELRRRSMLERKHHEIGQWSDSEAKFVEPVDMDEDVGDDVLRLMLVACHPVLATEARVALTLRLLGGLTTEEIARAFLVSEPTIAQRIVRAKRTLTEARVPFDVPRGAELSARLSSVLEVVYLIFNEGYSATRGDEWVRPELCEDALRLARILAHLVPNEAEVHGLVALLEIQASRNRARVGPSGEPILLMDQDRSRWDHLLVHRGLDALDRAISLGRPLGVYALQAAIAACHARARKAEDTDWVRIVALYDALAQLTQSPVVELNRAVAIAMAFGPEAGLELVDELTDEPLLQSYHLLPSVRGDLLFKLGRLREASNEFERAAFLTKNSRERALLLARVKACR